In the genome of Candida albicans SC5314 chromosome 6, complete sequence, the window TGGGAGTTTTCTAGAGTTAGAGATGCTACAACTCCTCCATCTACTACTTCAACCAGCACAATATCTCTtgcaaaattgaattataaaaaGATACAATCCCTTGAAGTATCTAAATTTATTATGTTTACAGCAGATATTGAAGGGAAACTACAATCAGATATCTTGACTGCGTTTTTGAACTATGTCGAAACATTGGAAAGTGATGACTTTCTTCCGTCacttttgtttgttgtggAGAATATCTTTACTGATCATCTGGCTCattttattgatgaaatacAACTTGCCAAATTATTGAGaattataaatgaaaaactATTAAGTACCCAAAACTACGAGAGAAATGAGTTTGTCCTGGTGGTGATTTCTCGGTTCTTGTCAGCTACAGCACAAGTTTGGATAAATTCTTCGGATAACTCATTAGCAAGTGATTTCTATAGTTTGGTCCTGCGACTTTATCTGTCTGGAAGAGATGACTTGATTCTAACTGAAACTTCCATTGTTGAATATTGCAGATTTTTAGCACACTTTATTACTCACAATGATGAAAGAGTCCTTTCAAATACTGACATTAAAAACGAACTACTCGAAAAGTTTTCAAAGTCTCCCAACAACATCAAAGACAGATTAGCAAATTCATTTGGGGAACTTGTTTCGCTATCTACTGTACAACAACAGGGACAGATTTATTCTGATCTTTTTGATAGGTTTGTGAATCCTGAACAGTCAGTCGAATCTGCTGGTACATACACTAAGTTTTTCACAAATTTATCTCAATCATCTTTACATATATTGAGATTAGCATTGTTTAATTTGCTTGAATGTTCACGGTTCccattttttatttcttatttGGAAATATGTTTGAAAGAGTTTTGCATGATTATGAAGCTAGATAATGCcaacaaattattcaaaattttcaaatttgagATTTTAAGAAACTGGTGGAAGTACGACTCAATTGATGCATTTCCATTTGTGTTGTTTCTGTACACAGACTTAAGTTCCTTTTACCGTGACAATTATCGGGAATTGATTGCTGTTGCATTATCGACAAAATCTAGGAGCCCAGAAATCAGTAATGCTTTTGTTGAGCAGTTGGCTGACTTGAAACAATCTCATAGTGAAACTTTAGTTGCAGAGAGTTTGTCAATTATTGTTCCATTATCGTACAGCAAAGATGGAGTTAGAAACGATGTGTTCCAAATCCTTcttgattatttaaaaaattcattcaaaCAAGAATTTATAGACAAGTTACCTTTGATTGTATTggaaatcattaaattcaccgaaatttcaaatgaaaaGTCCTTTGAGAGTCTTGGTACAGATGGATTAGTTACTATGTTGTTAAATGATACTGGTTTCTCATCAACCATTCAAACAGCTGGTGAAATGGtaatttcatttgattctagtgttcaattattaaagaaattagtCGAGAAATATCATCAACCTGAGCACGAAACGTTTTGGTCCTCGAGACAAATTTACTTTCTTATTAGAAGGTTGTCGATCTCCTTGAAATTGGCCACTACATTTGAGCAAAAGGTTATATTTTTGAGGAAgttcaaatttgttttagttttggGTGGtaagaaatcaattgacTATGCTGTTTCTCGTCTTTTAGTTGATACTTTATGTCCATTGTTACTGAATGAGCCAAAAATGTCAGCGGATGTATTCTTAATATTACAATCGTTAACCGATGTATATCTGCATCGGTATACCTATGATAAGTCCATACTGTTAATAatccaaatcattaattctTTGTTGGAAACTGAGGCTGTTGACCGATCAAGGGCTTTACTTGATTgcattgatgattttgttaaTACTGGCGATCAAGATAGAGCAATTTGCCAACTTCTCAAATCATCAGTTGCGATTTTAAAGGGTCAAGCAGTGGAGATAGAGTCTTCTTTGATTGAATTATGTTTGGAAGAAAGTGGACCTGATTATATAAAGcagatgattttgatttcgaGAATCTTTGGCAATGTCGTTTTTGCCACAACCCATAGTGGAAGTAAATTACCTGTGGTTGAGAAATTATTGGCACTCAGTAAAAATCAGATTCAGGAATTTTCTGATGGATATAAATTGTGGATTGCTAATTATTTGTCTgatttttatattgaagGTGGTTGTAAAGAGCAGATAAAAGCTCTTACATTTGATGAATATGAAGGAATTCCTGtgaatgattttgaaaacgAGGTTCGatcttttgattttacattgaaatcaattgaacaatataTTTACAAAGATGATTTTGAAGCTGCAGCTTGTGCTGAATCCATTATCGGTGTTTTAATTCGAAAGTATGAAACAAGTAAACGGGAAGTTTCTaagtttttgaattttgaaaccACGCTTGAAAAGCATTCCGATAGTATACTTCCAATTGATTTCCATACATGCGTTATATTAAATGATAAAGCTGATGTGGAATACTTGGGagatgaattaattgatataattaacaattttgaGTCGTTTTTGCTGAATGGTACTGAGTTGTGGTGCACTAAATTGTACTTGGCACTTTTACAGGAATTGGCAGTTGAGACCAGCATTGCTCCACTTTTAAGTACTTTTGTTATAATGGTTCCTGAATTTGCTAAAACTTCATTACCAGTTTTAGTTTGTAATTATTTGGCTATAAAACGTACTCACAGTCAAGACAGAATTATTTCCCTTTTGAATGAGTTTTTACACACTTCCAAAAAATCAGAATCTTCTATTAAggtttttcttcaaatattgattttaattaGGGTTGGTGCCAAGATTTTTAAGAAACCTGTGTTTGCTAATGTGTTtgcaaaaattgataagtTAAAATTCTACCAGTTGGCTTGCGAAGtgaaacaatttaaaaCTGCGTTAATGTTGTTTGAAGATGTAGCATCAGATACTAACTCAGATGTGCATTTGCAAGACCATTATCAAACATTGCAACATGTTTATGAGTCGTTGGATGATGACGACTTGGTATTTGGATTGCCGGAAAGAACAACTTTGgaatattcaatttcaatgattAACCGAGTTGGGAATTCAGATGACAGGCTTCGATTTAGTAGTGCCGGTTTTGATACTGATatgattttgaatcaaGAACCATCGTACTCCAATATAGTTGGCTCTTTGTCAGCTGCGGGTCTTTTGGGAGTGTCAAGAGCATTGAGCAAAAATACCAGTTTTGCATCTAACGATGATTCACAATATGAATGGAGTTGGAAATTGTCCAAATGGGACTTGCCAATTTCGAAAAATGCCACCAAAGAGAACGAGGTGATATACAAAACCTTGAAGCAAATCCATGATTTCCCCATGAATCTGCAAGATATATGTCTGTCTTCGCTTTTGAATGCTGTGGATAATAAAGTGTCAGCAACTAATATGAGTGTTAAAGAGTTTAAACAGGAGGGAATAAATTGGTTGAAAACCATTTCGACTGTAGCTTCCATTGCAGAAATCGCAAATGCCACAGGTGATAATATCATTCCCATGACAAACCAGTTTTCAGAAAAAACGCAATGGTTTGGGGAGGTTGAGTTTAGCATGTTTGAGAATTTATTGTTAGCAAGGCAAACAACGTTTGgtttaataaatgataGGCCGATTTCAAGTTTACCTTCCGATACAGCTTGGATGGGTGCATTGTGTGACTTGGTTAGATATAACAATTTAGCAAGGACCAATGGAGAATACCAGAAAATGGTGACATCGACAATGTTGGTTGATGTGGTATCTAAAAAACTTCAAAGCAGCTCTTTGGATATGGTTGCGTTCAACGCGAATAACTTGGCATCTTTTCAAACAGCACAAACTCTTTGGTGTCAGGGGAATACCAATGTACCGgtgatgattatgaaagATTTGTATGCGGCAGGCGGTATTGATATGTCAGAAAACATTTTAAAGGTAGACAAATGTTTGATAAGAGCCATGATGGTTGATTGGATGTCTCAATCACGACAGGAAGTTGCCTCTAGTATTATGGAGAAATATGTTATGCCAACTGAAGAGTTATCGAACCACATGATTGaccttcaacaacaatcaaaaatattttcaatacttGCCCGTTTTTGTGAGGAACAATACAAATTCAAGTCTTTGAGtgaaaaaatttccaaattggAGAAAAGAGTACTTAATAaggaaaatgaaattaaagatcTTAAAAAGCAATATGAAAAAGTCACTGTTACACATGCTGAACAGAAGCAGGTACAACAATACTACAATAGATTGAAAAAGCAATTTGTTTCTGAAAGTAAAGATTTGGAATCGTTACGAAAAAGCAAACAATTGTTTTCTTCCAAAGCGGTTCAATATTATATGAAGAGTAtcattgttgatgattttgaagaagagaacttggataaatttttctctttgtGGTTAGAACAATCAGGgaataatgaattgaatcaatCGATTCAATCCAATTTATTGGCATTACCTAGTTATAAACTCGTTTCCTGGTGTACTCAATTGATATCAAGATTATCAAACGAAACAAACAActttcaaatattattgaaaaaattgataataaacatGTGTCTTGATCATCCCCATCATTCATTGTACTTGTTGTTATCATTAAAGAAACACAAGCCCAATACAAATGAGGTGTTGAATCCACTGTTACTTTCTAGATGTGCAGCTGCTCAAGCAATTTGGGATCAACTATTACTACAAGACCATCGATATATACTGGATGTGTTGTTGCCAATTGATGGTTTTACTGATCAGTGTATCACTCTCGCTGCATATAAGGTTTCCAAGGGTAAAAGCATTGATTTGACTAAATTCTCTGCTGGTGATTATTGGTTAAATGAGTTGCCAGCAATTCCACCGCCCACGGAAACAATCAGGGTTGATCCTAGCAAACAATATAAGAATGTTCCCGTATTACATTCAATTGACAAGAAAATTCTGATTGCGACATCTGGGTTGAGTTTGCCAAAAATTGCCAATTTTATCTTATCAAACGGTACTGAGCATCGTGTGTTGTTGAAGCACGGTACCGATGGTATTCGACAAGATTCCATCATGGAGcaagttttcaataaagTGAACAATATTTTTGCCAAGGATCGAGAATGTAACAAGCGAGGATTGACTATT includes:
- the TEL1 gene encoding DNA-binding protein kinase (Ortholog(s) have protein serine/threonine kinase activity, telomeric DNA binding activity and role in DNA damage induced protein phosphorylation, double-strand break repair, histone phosphorylation, telomere maintenance) is translated as MSTSDINKTIALLQSSKIKERNDALNNLENIAASKFRLNPKQFRQLTQAILALIKHESQIYFNNKSTTVDSRLSQASYNLRLLTEKSIEDTRIDFKYRTYLDLCMGIKDQFFVHSELLEPCSIDFIKTITSILNLSYVKEHLNRKEWSILYIFLVSLINNILDDCEGSFSNNGNNEKLLIDLYTALQNLLQCESSVSINYLQLYDNDNYFKLLRILDKTSELLKKENVIIIIIFRIINKLITVIATEKFKFVNKLIKIGIRLMVYFHHSHWEKLQEQFLIFINLPGTHDLINLHNLPKLIGDRYILSEISTQEDGDSINSQADNQDEVFLYNLGVLIHHLMKKLMSGSFELKTEDIGMCTINNSITWFNLKTIYSDSQNYKPWLLTLGVSRLLKSYYDLKQFINKQSNDPQTSLLLYSNGSPNKNKRQKLGSIADTISDSNSAIELCNKLIHSKESSDNQVLGLKLLTFYLELYTFEKPKEQSTESDSMDTTIGENTTFDFVISTTDNTFIDKNVVMKNILITFDDNSMNFWSSLCARSVLLDEILQSNHGGFKFKKSFSIQLLKLSLLLLKEPEVANIACNIIFKLVFEQKTNLSELIDDSVIIQLETLIDLSEINGPYKITEESFQFWYAINKLAIEVNLSKKNFLGRRIQDWMLAKWDITFSPGADFVSVGSSLANFIYWLSGNSISYSPTTTQKSTYEGDIYEFYYFAQSYDSLEKFLCLKSVSDSSETIKFDIISIASSDRIDAILNKVNSTFMVFDRSSVTSGSLFCWIIVLSNIVAKVRSMKFVTHELTGLQFQLSAGLNSFKDITLSCEEIIDVMEMVNKFLPTDPDTIQIFIQNFPSEKLVNIIKFDYPGLADKDNRKSVPEDGFGWEFSRVRDATTPPSTTSTSTISLAKLNYKKIQSLEVSKFIMFTADIEGKLQSDILTAFLNYVETLESDDFLPSLLFVVENIFTDHSAHFIDEIQLAKLLRIINEKLLSTQNYERNEFVSVVISRFLSATAQVWINSSDNSLASDFYSLVSRLYSSGRDDLILTETSIVEYCRFLAHFITHNDERVLSNTDIKNELLEKFSKSPNNIKDRLANSFGELVSLSTVQQQGQIYSDLFDRFVNPEQSVESAGTYTKFFTNLSQSSLHILRLALFNLLECSRFPFFISYLEICLKEFCMIMKLDNANKLFKIFKFEILRNWWKYDSIDAFPFVLFSYTDLSSFYRDNYRELIAVALSTKSRSPEISNAFVEQLADLKQSHSETLVAESLSIIVPLSYSKDGVRNDVFQILLDYLKNSFKQEFIDKLPLIVLEIIKFTEISNEKSFESLGTDGLVTMLLNDTGFSSTIQTAGEMVISFDSSVQLLKKLVEKYHQPEHETFWSSRQIYFLIRRLSISLKLATTFEQKVIFLRKFKFVLVLGGKKSIDYAVSRLLVDTLCPLLSNEPKMSADVFLILQSLTDVYSHRYTYDKSISLIIQIINSLLETEAVDRSRALLDCIDDFVNTGDQDRAICQLLKSSVAILKGQAVEIESSLIELCLEESGPDYIKQMILISRIFGNVVFATTHSGSKLPVVEKLLALSKNQIQEFSDGYKLWIANYLSDFYIEGGCKEQIKALTFDEYEGIPVNDFENEVRSFDFTLKSIEQYIYKDDFEAAACAESIIGVLIRKYETSKREVSKFLNFETTLEKHSDSILPIDFHTCVILNDKADVEYLGDELIDIINNFESFLSNGTELWCTKLYLALLQELAVETSIAPLLSTFVIMVPEFAKTSLPVLVCNYLAIKRTHSQDRIISLLNEFLHTSKKSESSIKVFLQILILIRVGAKIFKKPVFANVFAKIDKLKFYQLACEVKQFKTALMLFEDVASDTNSDVHLQDHYQTLQHVYESLDDDDLVFGLPERTTLEYSISMINRVGNSDDRLRFSSAGFDTDMILNQEPSYSNIVGSLSAAGLLGVSRALSKNTSFASNDDSQYEWSWKLSKWDLPISKNATKENEVIYKTLKQIHDFPMNSQDICSSSLLNAVDNKVSATNMSVKEFKQEGINWLKTISTVASIAEIANATGDNIIPMTNQFSEKTQWFGEVEFSMFENLLLARQTTFGLINDRPISSLPSDTAWMGALCDLVRYNNLARTNGEYQKMVTSTMLVDVVSKKLQSSSLDMVAFNANNLASFQTAQTLWCQGNTNVPVMIMKDLYAAGGIDMSENILKVDKCLIRAMMVDWMSQSRQEVASSIMEKYVMPTEELSNHMIDLQQQSKIFSILARFCEEQYKFKSLSEKISKLEKRVLNKENEIKDLKKQYEKVTVTHAEQKQVQQYYNRLKKQFVSESKDLESLRKSKQLFSSKAVQYYMKSIIVDDFEEENLDKFFSLWLEQSGNNELNQSIQSNLLALPSYKLVSWCTQLISRLSNETNNFQILLKKLIINMCLDHPHHSLYLLLSLKKHKPNTNEVLNPSLLSRCAAAQAIWDQLLLQDHRYISDVLLPIDGFTDQCITLAAYKVSKGKSIDLTKFSAGDYWLNELPAIPPPTETIRVDPSKQYKNVPVLHSIDKKISIATSGLSLPKIANFILSNGTEHRVLLKHGTDGIRQDSIMEQVFNKVNNIFAKDRECNKRGLTIRTYNAVPLGPLSGIIEFVPNSMAFIDVISGYHQMHDKISYDKAREMMKSCQSGDKQKRIHSFEQIEAKIKPVMRYFFQETFLTSDSWFESRVKYTHGIATSSIVGHILGLGDRHCNNILIDRSTGEPIHIDLGVAFDQGKRLAIPETVPFRLTRDIVDGFGVTGVEGMFKKSCEHTLRVLRTNKEHIISILDVLRWDPLYSWTLSRFKKRKLQEDETGPGVQPEEEGSEAGTAIMTVIEKLNANGLSTEAAVRELIQEATSTQNLALIYFGWSPFY